Genomic segment of Microbacterium sp. M28:
CGCACCGACCACGACACCGTTCTCGAGCGTCGGATGCCGTTTGCCCGAGTCCCTCGTCCGACCGCCGAGCGTGACGCTGTGATAGAGCATGACATCGTCGCCGATCTCGGCGGTCTCACCGATCACGACGCCCATGCCGTGGTCGATGAAGAAGCGTCGCCCGATCGTCGCCGCCGGATGGATCTCGATGCCCGTCAACCAGCGGGTGAACTGCGATCCGAGCCGCGCGGGAAAGCGCAGCCCCCGATTCCACAGCGCGTGATTGACCCGGTGCGCCCAGATGGCGTGCAGACCGGGGTAGAGGATCGCGACCTCGAGGCCGCTGCGCGCGGCGGGGTCACGAAGCCGGGCGGACGCGACATCCTCGCGCATCCGCCCGGCCCAGTGCGTGCCGGAGTTCGGCATCAGTCCTCGCGCAGATCCTCGAAGAGGGCGGTCGACAGATAGCGCTCACCGGTGTCGGGGATGATCACGACGACCTTCTTGCCGGCGTTCTCCGGACGAGCGGCGACCTGGAGCGCCGCCCATGCGGCCGCACCGCTCGAGATGCCGACGAGCAGTCCCTCGCGGGCGGCGAGGGCGCGCGACGTGGCGATCGCGTCCTCGAACTCGACGGTGACGACCTCGTCGAAGACCTCGGTGTCGAGGATCGGCGGGACGAAGTTCGGGCCGATGCCCTGGATCTTGGCCGGGCCGGGGGTGCCCTGCGAGAGCAACGGCGATGCGGTGGGCTCGACGGCGATGACCTGGACCCCTGGCTTGCGCTCCTTCAGGACCTGGCCGACGCCCGTGATGGTTCCGCCCGTTCCGATGCCGGCGACGAAGATGTCGACCTCGCCGTCGGTGTCGCGCCAGATCTCCTCGGCGGTCGTCTCACGGTGGATCTGCGCGTTGGCCGCGTTCTCGAACTGGTGGGCGAGGATCGCGCCCGGTGTGTCGGCGGCGATGCGCTCCGCCTCGGCGACGGCGCCCTTCATGCCGACGGTCGGGTCGGTGAGCACGAGCTCGGCCCCGAACGCCTTGAGCAGGATGCGGCGCTCCTTCGACATCGAGGCGGGCATCGTCAGGATGACCTTGTAGCCGCGGGCTGCGCCGACCAGCGAGAGCGCGATACCGGTGTTGCCGCTGGTGGCCTCGACGATGGTTCCGCCCTGGGTGAGGGAGCCGTCCTTCTCCGCCGCGTTGATGATCGCGATCCCGAGACGGTCCTTGACGCTGGATCCGGGGTTGAAGTACTCGAGCTTCGCGAGCACCTCGGCACCGAGGCCTTCGGTCACATGGTTCAGCTTGACCAGCGGTGTGTTGCCGAACGCCGTGGTGATGTCGGAGTGGATTCCGGGCATGAAGACGCCTTTCCTGAGCGGGTGACTGTCGTCAGCCTAGGGGAGCACGTACCGGATATCGCATATGTGACTCTCCGTTGCGCCCTACGCTGGGGGGATGCCCGTCTCGCTCGCCGCGCTCCTGCGCTCCGTCGCCCAGCAGCTCGCGGATGCCGGCGTGCCGGACCCGGTCGTGGATGCGGAACTCCTCATCGGTCACGTCACCGGACGCGGTCGCGGCTCCGTGCAGGCGGCGGTCGTCCGCGGCGATGCGCTGGACGATGCGGATGCCGAGGCGCTGGCCGTGCTCGTCGGACGCCGCGCCGCCCGCGAACCGCTGCAGCACATCACGGGTACCGCGCCCTTCCGGCACCTCGAGCTCGCGGTGGGGCCCGGGGTCTTCGTGCCTCGGCCCGAGACCGAGCAGGTCGTCCAGTTCGCGATCGACGCGCTGCTGAACGCCCCGGATGCGGCGCCCGTCGGCATCGATCTCGGAACCGGCTCCGGCGCGATCGCCCTCGCGATGGCGACCGAGGTGCCGCACGCCCGCGTCTTCGCCGCCGAACTGTCGCCGGACGCCTATGCCTGGGCGTCGCGCAACGCGGCGCAGGCACCCAACCTGACGCTCGTCCACGCCGACCTGGCCGACGCGTTCCACGAGCTCGACGGCGAGGCCGCCGTCGTGATCTCCAATCCGCCGTACGTCCCGGACGATGCCATCCCGCGCGACCCGGAGGTCCGGCTGTTCGATCCGGCACTGGCCCTGTACGGCGGTCCGGACGGACTCGACGTCGTCCGCGTGCTCAGCCGGCGCGCGCTGGATCTGCTCCGGCCGGGCGGCCTGCTCGTGATCGAGCACGGCGAGCTGCAGGGCGCCGACATCAGAGCGCTGCTCGAGGGCGACGGCTGGCGCGCCGCCGCCACGCATCCGGA
This window contains:
- the prmC gene encoding peptide chain release factor N(5)-glutamine methyltransferase; translated protein: MPVSLAALLRSVAQQLADAGVPDPVVDAELLIGHVTGRGRGSVQAAVVRGDALDDADAEALAVLVGRRAAREPLQHITGTAPFRHLELAVGPGVFVPRPETEQVVQFAIDALLNAPDAAPVGIDLGTGSGAIALAMATEVPHARVFAAELSPDAYAWASRNAAQAPNLTLVHADLADAFHELDGEAAVVISNPPYVPDDAIPRDPEVRLFDPALALYGGPDGLDVVRVLSRRALDLLRPGGLLVIEHGELQGADIRALLEGDGWRAAATHPDLTHRDRATTAIRP
- the cysK gene encoding cysteine synthase A, giving the protein MPGIHSDITTAFGNTPLVKLNHVTEGLGAEVLAKLEYFNPGSSVKDRLGIAIINAAEKDGSLTQGGTIVEATSGNTGIALSLVGAARGYKVILTMPASMSKERRILLKAFGAELVLTDPTVGMKGAVAEAERIAADTPGAILAHQFENAANAQIHRETTAEEIWRDTDGEVDIFVAGIGTGGTITGVGQVLKERKPGVQVIAVEPTASPLLSQGTPGPAKIQGIGPNFVPPILDTEVFDEVVTVEFEDAIATSRALAAREGLLVGISSGAAAWAALQVAARPENAGKKVVVIIPDTGERYLSTALFEDLRED
- the epsC gene encoding serine O-acetyltransferase EpsC, which produces MPNSGTHWAGRMREDVASARLRDPAARSGLEVAILYPGLHAIWAHRVNHALWNRGLRFPARLGSQFTRWLTGIEIHPAATIGRRFFIDHGMGVVIGETAEIGDDVMLYHSVTLGGRTRDSGKRHPTLENGVVVGAGAKILGPVVIGAGTAIGANAVVTKDAPADSVLTGVPAKVRTRTPGEDLTHLLSAPDYVI